Proteins from one Argopecten irradians isolate NY chromosome 15, Ai_NY, whole genome shotgun sequence genomic window:
- the LOC138309686 gene encoding proliferating cell nuclear antigen-like, with amino-acid sequence MFEARLAQGSLWKKIIDAIKDLLTEAIWDCNSTGIALQAMDSSHVSLVSLNLRSDGFETYRCDRNLSMGMNLASMSKILKCSGNDDVITVKAEDNPDTAMFVFESANNEKVSDYALKLLHLDAEQLGIPDPADGEQAPSSQQQQRPAQQRQ; translated from the exons atgtttgagGCAAGACTTGCTCAGGGCTCTCTTTGGAAGAAAATTATTGACGCCATAAAAGACTTACTCACAGAAGCAATATGGGACTGCAACAGTACAGGAATAGCATTACAAGCTATGGACAGTTCTCATGTCAGTCTTGTGTCACTCAACCTTCGTTCAGATGGCTTCGAAACGTATCGATGCGACAGAAACTTGTCCATGGGTATGAACCTTGCGAG TATGTCAAAAATCCTTAAGTGCTCGGGGAATGACGATGTAATCACCGTTAAAGCAGAGGACAATCCCGATACTGCAATGTTTGTCTTTGAGTCGGCAA ATAATGAAAAGGTATCAGATTATGCCCTTAAGTTACTTCATTTGGATGCTGAACAATTGGGTATACCT GATCCGGCTGATGGTGAACAGGCTCCGTCGTCACAGCAGCAGCAACGTCCTGCACAACAGCGACAGTAG